Within Alteromonas sp. LMIT006, the genomic segment AAACGGTTTATGAATCAAGTCAGCAAAGGCTTCCCTTCAAACATTATGATATAACTCGGCAGTCATTAGTGAACCAAGCGCCACAGATTTGGTGCGTACAAGATTGCTTGATGTATGTTGCAGTTCCGTTTACAGATAGTCTGGGTCAGCGCTACATCGTCTATGTTGCACAAACTATGACGCAAATTATGGCGGATTTATATTTGACGACCGGGGCATTAATTTCACAAGTCAGTGTGATTTCGGATAAGCAATTACGGTATCGTTTGAATCACCATGTGGAAACATCGTACAACACAAAAAAACTTTACACCCCAGTAACCGAAGCCTTAGCGAAAGTGAAAGATGACACGTTTTTGCAAAGTGGCATGACACTAAACCATCAAGGACAGATGTATTTTATCAGTTTTGTGCAACTCAACCCGACTCAAGAGCACCATCATCAGTATTTGGTCTTTATGCAAGATGTACAGTCGCAGGTACAATCTCGCGAGGCTTTTGCGACCAGTATCGTCATCGTGGCATTAGTGATTCTCACGTTGTTCAGTCTTATCTTTTACTCTTTTACCGCTAAATATCGCAAGCGTTTAACCAATCTAGTTGAACGCTTCCCTATGATTAAAGACAATAAATTTGAAGCATTCAGTTCGCAGAAACTGAAAGTGCATCGCTCGTTCGCTGATGAGCTAGACATGTTAGACGACGCAGCAATGCATCTGGCAAAAGAACTAGCGGAACTCCATCAAAAAATGTCTGATGATGAATCTAAACTGCGCTCATTGGCTATGTATGATGAGCTCACTCAGCTGGCAAACCGCAACAAGTTGAATGATTTTTTACATGATTCGATCATTCGGATGCGCCGGGATAAAAAACCTTTTGGTGTGATCTTGATTGACTTGGATGACTTCAAAAAAATTAACGACGGGCAAGGTCATACGGTCGGTGACCAACTCCTTCAAGAACTGGCAAAGCGCCTACGAGGGTTAGTTCGTGAAGTCGATCTCGTATGTCGCTTTGGTGGTGACGAGTTTGCGATTGTAGTAGAAGACATTGCCAATGTGCGCGATGCGAATATCGTTGCGGATAAAGTGTTAGCGCTATTTGAAGTGCCTTTTGCGATCAATGATTTACAATTTTTTGTTTCGGTGAGTTTGGGGATGACAGTGTGCAACTCAGCCGTACTCAATGGTGATGAAATCATCCGTCAAGCGGATATGGCAATGTATAGAGCTAAAGAGGTAATGGGAAACAGTAAGCGCTTATATGACGCAGTACTCAATAGTGAAGTGATCCGTAAGATTGAATTGGAGCATGAAGCGCGAGAAGCGTTGGAACATGAACATTTTTACCTCGCTTTACAGCCGATTATTGACATCCGTACCAATGATTTACATGGATTTGAGGCTCTATTGCGTTGGCGCCACCCTGAAAAAGGGTTGATATCACCAACAGAATTTATCCCAATTTTGGAAAACTCAACCTTTATGCTTAACCTTGATTACTATGTGCTTGAACGCAGTATGAAAACGTTACAGTTTTTGAAAACACTGGGTTATGAAACACAAACCATTGCGATTAACCTCTCAGCCATGCAATTTTTGGATCGCAATTTAGTCCCGTATCTTGAGCGTATGTTCAACAAGTATCAAATTGAACCTGAGCGCTTAGAGTTAGAGCTGACGGAACGCACCCTAGTGTCAGATGTGAAACATACGTCAAAAGTCATGCTCGACTTGCGCAAAGTCGGGGTGAAAATTTCCATTGATGATTTTGGCACGGGCTACTCTTCTCTGAGCTATCTCAGTACCATGCCGGTGACAAAAATCAAGATTGACCAGAGTTTCGTCAACGGTATGCTAGAAAACAAAACCGACGATCAAATTGTGACCTCGACCATCGCCATGGTGCGCAATATTGGGATGACGGTTGTGGCAGAAGGCGTCGAAACGCTTGAACAATATATGTTTTTGCGAGACCTGGATTGTGACTTCGCCCAAGGTTTTTTAATCGCCAAACCGATCCCTGAGCATCAATTACGAATGAGCCTAGATCAATGCATACTCGATCAAAAATGGGTCCCACCTCGAACAAGTTAACTCTTTGAATTATTTACCTTAGCATCTGTACTGCGATGGCTGTCTGAATTACACTATTTGCATAAAAAGAAAAATCGACGACAGAGATACATAAATATGAGCAGTGCATTTATAGCGCATCTGCGTGCGCAAATAGATGAGGTAAAAGCTAACGGGCTTTACAAATCCGAGCGGATCATCACCTCTCAACAACAAGGACAAGTGGCGGTTGGCGAGCGCGATGTTCTGAATTTTTGTGCGAATAACTATTTAGGCCTTGCCAATCATCCCGATATTATCGCAGCCGCCAAAGAGGGTTTAGACAGCCATGGCTTTGGTATGGCATCAGTGCGATTTATTTGTGGCACTCAAGACATTCACAAACAATTAGAGCAGCAAATCAGTGAGTTTTTAGGCATGGAAGATACGATTCTGTATCCATCCTGTTTTGATGCGAATGGTGGCTTGTTTGAAACCATTTTAAGCGCAGAAGATGCCATTATTTCAGACAGTCTCAATCATGCCAGTATCATTGATGGTGTGCGCTTATCGAAAGCACAGCGTTTTCGCTATGCCAGCAATGACATGTCTTCTTTAGAGGAGCAACTAAAAGCAGCTGACGCTGCAGGGTCGCGCTTTAAGCTCATAGCTACCGATGGTGTATTTTCGATGGACGGGGTTATCGCCAACCTGAAAGGGGTCTGTGATTTAGCTGAGCGATACAATGCGATGGTGATGGTGGATGATTGCCATGCAACGGGATTTGTTGGCAAAGATGGCCGAGGCTCACATGAACATTGCGATGTCATGGGGCGGGTAGATATTTTGACTGGCACTTTGGGGAAGGCGCTCGGTGGTGCTTCCGGCGGTTATACCAGTGGCAAAAAAGAAGTGATTGAATGGCTACGTCAGCGTTCTCGTCCGTACCTATTTTCTAATTCAGTGGCGCCACCGATTGTGGCTGCAGCACAGAAAGCCTTTGCGATGATGGCGGATGGCGCTGAGCTTAGAGCGTCATTAACACGCAATGCCAAACATTTTCGTGCGCGGATGTTGGCAGCGGGGTTTACCTTGAGTGGTCAAGATCATGCGATCATTCCAGTGATGTTAGGTGATGCCCAACTTGCGGCGACGATGGCCGATAACATGCTCGAAAAAGGCGTGTACGTCGTTGGGTTTTCTTACCCGGTCGTACCGCAAGGCCAGGCACGGATCCGTACGCAAATGTCTGCAGCGCATACTCTTGAACAAGTTGATTATGCCATTGATTGCTTTATTGAAGTCGGTCGTGACCTTGGGGTCATCCAATGAAAGCGCTGGCCAAATTAAAATCAGAACCGGGTATTTGGTTAACCGATGTACCTAAGCCTGAGGTCGGTCCCAATGACCTACTGATTAAAATTCGTAAAACCGCAATTTGTGGTACAGATATGCATATTTACAACTGGGATACTTGGTCGCAAAAGACCATTCCAGTACCCATGGTGGTAGGCCATGAATACGTGGGTGAAGTGGTTGACATGGGCTCGGAGGTCAGAGGCTTTGCCGTCGGCGATCGCGTCTCTGGTGAAGGCCATATCACCTGTGGGCATTGCCGAAACTGTCGTGCTGGTCGTCGTCACTTGTGTCGTAATACTGAGGGGGTTGGGGTGAATCGCGCTGGCGCGTTTGCAGAGTATTTAGTGATCCCTGCATTTAATGCGTTTAAGATCCCAGACAATATCAGTGATGACTTGGCTGCAATTTTTGACCCGTTTGGCAATGCGGTGCATACCACATTGGCGTTTGACTTGGTTGGCGAAGATGTTCTGATCACAGGAGCCGGTCCCATTGGTATTATGGCGGCGGCGGTTGCCAAACACGTCGGGGCTCGACATGTGGTGATCACCGATATCAATCCATATCGATTAGCGTTAGCTGAACAAATGGGTGCGACACAAGCGGTGAATGTTGCGCAAACTAACTTGTCTGATGTGATGGATGAGTTGGGTATGAGCGAAGGCTTTGATATTGGATTAGAGATGTCAGGTGTTCCGCAAGCCTTTACCAGTATGCTCGATACCATGAATCACGGCGGTAAGATTGCCATGCTTGGTATACCTCCAGATTCGGTCGCGATTGATTGGAATCAGGTGATTTTTAAAGGGCTGACCATCAAAGGCATTTATGGCCGTGAGATGTTTGAAACTTGGTACAAGATGGCCAGCTTAATTCAAAGTGGCTTAGATTTATCGCCAATCATCACGCATCAAATGCCTGTAGAAGAATATTTATCAGGGTTTGAGACCATGCAATCAGGACAATCGGGTAAAGTCATATTAAACTGGCAAAGTTAACCATTTAAGTTAGGATTACATTAATGACCACCTACAAACATATTGACGTTGCCCAAACCAAAGCTCGATTGGCGAATGACGAAGTCGTTGTTGTCGATATTCGCGATGAAAACAGCTTTGCTCAAGCTCATATTCCGGGTTCTCGCCATTTGGATAATGGCTCTCTGAGTCGTTTTTTGGCTGAAGTGGATTATGAGACACCAGTAGTAGTCACTTGTTATCACGGGATCAGTTCACAACCTGCCGCGGCCTATATCGCCGAGCAAGGCTTTGATGAGGTATATAGCATGGACGGTGGGTTTACCTTGTGGCAATCTACCTTTCCAGAGGATGTTGCATCAGACAAGGAATAAATAATGGATGACCCAGTGCGCTTAGTGTGTTTTCGACAAGCGTCTCACGGCCAAGTGCTGGTTGATTACTTGTGTGCGCAACAACTGCCTTGTGAGCTGAGACAAGAGGCTCAGCAGTTTTGCGTCATGCTTCAGCACGAGGCAGACCTGGCCAAAGCGCAAGCTATCCTCAATCACTATCTTGATGCGCCTCACGATCCCCGCTACCAAGCAGCAAGCTGGGACTCAGGTAAAGTACGCTCGATTCGTTCAGGCTCTGTGACTGTACCGTCAGGATGGTTTGATGAAGCACTTAAAACCCCACTGGTGACAAGTGTACTGGTGCTGAGTTCGGTTATTTTTATGTTGATGCCGTTGCGCGACACGGGTATGTGGATCTATTCACATTTGTTTATCGCTCCGTTAAATGAGTTAGCGGTCACCCACGAGTGGTGGCGGTTACTCACACCGGCGTTTATTCATTTTTCGTTTATGCACATCGCCTTTAATTTGTTGTGGTGGTGGATCTTAGGACAGCAGATTGAACTGCGCATGGGACGCTCTACCTTATTGCTTTTACTGATGTCAATTGGCGTGATTTCTAATGTAGGACAATTAATGGTGTCGGGACCTAATTTTGGTGGTCTTTCCGGTGTGGTTTACGGTTTGCTCGGGTTTTACTGGATATTGGGCTGGCTCAGGCCGCAGTGGGGCTTTGTGCTCAACAAAGGGGTCATTGGCCTCATGCTGGCTTGGTTGGCCTTGGGTTATGTCGATATTTTACCGGTTAATATGGCCAATACAGCGCATACACTCGGATTGCTAGCGGGTATGATCTGGGCGGTGGTTTTTGCGCAGTTGGGTAAGCGTTAATTACTGCTGATAAAGATATTTGGCAAATAATACATCTCTCAATGGGTTTTCGAAACCGGTGATAACATTCCCGCGGCGAATAAAAGGGTAAGTATGAGCTGTTGCATAATGACCATTGGATTTATGCAAAATTATTTACCACTGTATTGGCAAGTAAGGTAAGATCTGCACCGAATTTTTTATGACTTGAGTCAGCACTAAGGATTCTGTTACGTGACATTGCCGACCCATCTGACATCGCTATCTGAACACTTAGCCGACCAATCGTGGCATAACGATTTGGTATTGAGTTCTCATGCGCGCGAATGGTTGTTGGCAACCGAGTCATTAACCGAACGTTTAGTGTCGGTGACCGATGGCTTTGCTGTGCAACTTGTGCAGCAATCGGATTTGCCATTGCACGCGAGCGAAAGAGCCGTGTTGCAAGAAGACCAATATGTTGTGCGCGAGGTCGTGTTGCATGACGCGGGCATTCCCTTGGTATTTGCGCGTTCTGTGATCCCTCAATCGCTTTGCCAAGGTGAGTTTGTGGGACTAGGCAATCAGCCATTGGGCAAAATTTTGTTTAACGATACGCGCTTTGTGCGCCAGCCATTTACGTTGACGCGAATTACTCAGGATTCTGCTTTTGCTCAAGCGTGGGATGCGACAGCGGATTTGTTTGGTCGTCGCTCAGTGTTTGCGTTTGCTGATTCACAACTGCTCGTCGCTGAGGTTTTTTTACCTTCATCACCAGCATACGGAGCATCGCAATGATGCGTTTGGCTAAAGGATTTTGGTTCATCACGCGAATGGATAAACCCATCGGGATCTATTTGTTGTTATGGCCCACTTTATGGGCAGTGGTTTTAGCTTCATTAGGGCAACCGCAACTGGATGTATTATTGATTTTTGTTGCAGGTGTGCTGGTGA encodes:
- a CDS encoding bifunctional diguanylate cyclase/phosphodiesterase, which codes for MIFAIICLKPLHYLGLPMTKYLSISQKIFILMVALLCMILVFVITMTFSESRSSIQRMEQDYLDMHFAEFMVVKRLHSKNLSVLLEAEIEQSNNSLTKLSEALQSQMSFWQLNELVTQAWIFDARGETVYESSQQRLPFKHYDITRQSLVNQAPQIWCVQDCLMYVAVPFTDSLGQRYIVYVAQTMTQIMADLYLTTGALISQVSVISDKQLRYRLNHHVETSYNTKKLYTPVTEALAKVKDDTFLQSGMTLNHQGQMYFISFVQLNPTQEHHHQYLVFMQDVQSQVQSREAFATSIVIVALVILTLFSLIFYSFTAKYRKRLTNLVERFPMIKDNKFEAFSSQKLKVHRSFADELDMLDDAAMHLAKELAELHQKMSDDESKLRSLAMYDELTQLANRNKLNDFLHDSIIRMRRDKKPFGVILIDLDDFKKINDGQGHTVGDQLLQELAKRLRGLVREVDLVCRFGGDEFAIVVEDIANVRDANIVADKVLALFEVPFAINDLQFFVSVSLGMTVCNSAVLNGDEIIRQADMAMYRAKEVMGNSKRLYDAVLNSEVIRKIELEHEAREALEHEHFYLALQPIIDIRTNDLHGFEALLRWRHPEKGLISPTEFIPILENSTFMLNLDYYVLERSMKTLQFLKTLGYETQTIAINLSAMQFLDRNLVPYLERMFNKYQIEPERLELELTERTLVSDVKHTSKVMLDLRKVGVKISIDDFGTGYSSLSYLSTMPVTKIKIDQSFVNGMLENKTDDQIVTSTIAMVRNIGMTVVAEGVETLEQYMFLRDLDCDFAQGFLIAKPIPEHQLRMSLDQCILDQKWVPPRTS
- a CDS encoding glycine C-acetyltransferase, which codes for MSSAFIAHLRAQIDEVKANGLYKSERIITSQQQGQVAVGERDVLNFCANNYLGLANHPDIIAAAKEGLDSHGFGMASVRFICGTQDIHKQLEQQISEFLGMEDTILYPSCFDANGGLFETILSAEDAIISDSLNHASIIDGVRLSKAQRFRYASNDMSSLEEQLKAADAAGSRFKLIATDGVFSMDGVIANLKGVCDLAERYNAMVMVDDCHATGFVGKDGRGSHEHCDVMGRVDILTGTLGKALGGASGGYTSGKKEVIEWLRQRSRPYLFSNSVAPPIVAAAQKAFAMMADGAELRASLTRNAKHFRARMLAAGFTLSGQDHAIIPVMLGDAQLAATMADNMLEKGVYVVGFSYPVVPQGQARIRTQMSAAHTLEQVDYAIDCFIEVGRDLGVIQ
- the tdh gene encoding L-threonine 3-dehydrogenase, whose translation is MKALAKLKSEPGIWLTDVPKPEVGPNDLLIKIRKTAICGTDMHIYNWDTWSQKTIPVPMVVGHEYVGEVVDMGSEVRGFAVGDRVSGEGHITCGHCRNCRAGRRHLCRNTEGVGVNRAGAFAEYLVIPAFNAFKIPDNISDDLAAIFDPFGNAVHTTLAFDLVGEDVLITGAGPIGIMAAAVAKHVGARHVVITDINPYRLALAEQMGATQAVNVAQTNLSDVMDELGMSEGFDIGLEMSGVPQAFTSMLDTMNHGGKIAMLGIPPDSVAIDWNQVIFKGLTIKGIYGREMFETWYKMASLIQSGLDLSPIITHQMPVEEYLSGFETMQSGQSGKVILNWQS
- the glpE gene encoding thiosulfate sulfurtransferase GlpE, with product MTTYKHIDVAQTKARLANDEVVVVDIRDENSFAQAHIPGSRHLDNGSLSRFLAEVDYETPVVVTCYHGISSQPAAAYIAEQGFDEVYSMDGGFTLWQSTFPEDVASDKE
- the glpG gene encoding rhomboid family intramembrane serine protease GlpG; translated protein: MDDPVRLVCFRQASHGQVLVDYLCAQQLPCELRQEAQQFCVMLQHEADLAKAQAILNHYLDAPHDPRYQAASWDSGKVRSIRSGSVTVPSGWFDEALKTPLVTSVLVLSSVIFMLMPLRDTGMWIYSHLFIAPLNELAVTHEWWRLLTPAFIHFSFMHIAFNLLWWWILGQQIELRMGRSTLLLLLMSIGVISNVGQLMVSGPNFGGLSGVVYGLLGFYWILGWLRPQWGFVLNKGVIGLMLAWLALGYVDILPVNMANTAHTLGLLAGMIWAVVFAQLGKR
- a CDS encoding chorismate lyase, translated to MTLPTHLTSLSEHLADQSWHNDLVLSSHAREWLLATESLTERLVSVTDGFAVQLVQQSDLPLHASERAVLQEDQYVVREVVLHDAGIPLVFARSVIPQSLCQGEFVGLGNQPLGKILFNDTRFVRQPFTLTRITQDSAFAQAWDATADLFGRRSVFAFADSQLLVAEVFLPSSPAYGASQ